In Aspergillus luchuensis IFO 4308 DNA, chromosome 1, nearly complete sequence, the following are encoded in one genomic region:
- a CDS encoding RNA polymerase-associated protein (BUSCO:EOG09264XOZ;~COG:K;~EggNog:ENOG410Q10W;~InterPro:IPR004343,IPR036128;~PFAM:PF03126;~go_function: GO:0003677 - DNA binding [Evidence IEA]), translating into MADDLDAELLALAGDSSDEEASPPAKERVQSRSRSSSPQSPDASAMGRKGTARTVKRGRKSRRNEDEEDGELSAAESLDSASMSESDSGSDSEGSAPEAEDEGPIFPYEKLYYSAKDKEEIMAMPEIQREQLLSERAQEVDRHNQDLALRRLLASREREEARKAKKNKRKASVANLDEGNRKSSRQKMTLGGRKVGETSDAIEAYKRQREQKGKRDELRRREPVKEKTRSRDDRISDEDAEGESEVEWDDRERSPSPPKDDPPAELRDIQRTRVGRSNFAQVCFYPGFDDAISGCYARVNIGPNRETGQNEYRLCLIKRFSEGKPYAMEGQNGRSFVTNQYAVLAHGKAEREFPFVACSDSPFTEAEFNRYRQTMAVEDCKMATKSMVANKVTDINRLLNHKFTNEELNEKLRKQGSLDTKYKFFKRVDIEKQLKLAREAGDDAEMERLEAELASMATPKLAVGSHPKPRVDKPSEHERLAELNLRNQKLNIENVRRAQIEERKASRKAAAAVARGEAAHNPFMRVRTQARTHYDVNGNGTPTENNASQENTASETPSKASTPASGTPAGSQKKTSKGGVASIRHRNMDDENIAALDLELDIEI; encoded by the exons ATGGCTGACGACCTCGATGCCGAGCTCCTCGCTCTTGCGGGAGACTCCTCCGATGAGGAAGCATCCCCCCCTGCCAAGGAGAGAGTCCAATCTCGCAGtcgatcatcatcccctcagTCTCCCGACGCATCGGCTATGGGTCGTAAAGGCACTGCTAGGACCGTGAAACGGGGCCGGAAGTCGAGAAGaaacgaggatgaagaggatggcgaACT GTCCGCTGCTGAATCGCTCGACTCTGCTAGCATGTCCGAATCGGATTCAGGATCAGATTCCGAAGGCTCAGCCCCTGAggctgaagatgaaggcCCTATCTTCCCTTACGAGAAATTATACTACTCtgccaaggacaaggaggaaaTCATGGCGATGCCCGAGATTCAACGAGAGCAGCTCCTCTCCGAGCGTGCGCAGGAGGTTGATCGTCATAATCAAGATCttgctcttcgtcgtcttctggCTTCCCGTGAGCGCGAGGAGGCCCGCAAAGCGAAAAAGAACAAGCGAAAGGCCAGTGTGGCAAATCTTGATGAGGGCAACCGCAAGAGTTCGCGTCAGAAGATGACGCTTGGTGGCCGTAAGGTGGGAGAGACCTCCGATGCTATTGAAGCCTACAAGCGGCAACGAGAGCAGAAGGGGAAGCGTGACGAGCTCCGCCGTCGTGAACCggtcaaggagaagaccCGTTCTCGCGATGACCGGATCTCCGACGAAGACGCAGAAGGCGAGAGTGAAGTCGAATGGGATGACAGGGAGCGCTCACCGTCGCCTCCGAAAGACGACCCGCCTGCGGAACTGCGGGATATCCAACGTACTCGGGTGGGTCGAAGTAACTTTGCCCAGGTCTGCTTCTATCCTGGGTTTGATGACGCGATCTCCGGCTGCTATGCCCGTGTCAATATTGGGCCGAACCGTGAGACTGGTCAGAACGAGTATCGTCTTTGCTTGATTAAGA GATTTTCCGAGGGAAAGCCTTATGCGATGGAGGGCCAAAATGGCCGGTCATTCGTGACGAATCAGTATGCTGTGTTGGCACATGGAAAGGCTGAGCGCGAGTTTCCTTTTGTTGCATGCTCCGACTCTCCGTTTACAGAG GCGGAGTTCAACCGGTATCGTCAAACCATGGCCGTCGAAGACTGCAAGATGGCTACAAAGTCAATGGTTGCCAACAAAGTCACGGATATCAATCGGTTGCTGAACCACAAGTTCACCAACGAGGAATTGAACGAGAAGCTACGCAAGCAAGGCTCATTGGATACGAAGTACAAGTTCTTCAAGCGCGTGGATATCGAGAAACAGCTGAAGCTTGCTCGAGAAGCTGGCGATGATGCGGAAATGGAGCGGCTAGAGGCTGAGTTGGCCAGCATGGCGACACCGAAGCTCGCAGTTGGCAGCCATCCCAAGCCGCGCGTGGACAAGCCCTCGGAACATGAACGCCTTGCTGAGCTGAACTTACGCAACCAGAAGCTCAATATCGAGAACGTGCGCCGGGCGCAGATAGAAGAGCGCAAGGCCAGCCGTAAAGCGGCTGCAGCTGTTGCTCGTGGAGAAGCCGCCCACAACCCGTTCATGCGCGTTAGAACCCAAGCGCGGACTCATTACGACGTCAATGGCAACGGCACCCCCACTGAGAATAACGCGAGCCAAGAGAACACTGCCTCGGAGACACCGTCTAAAGCGAGCACACCGGCCAGCGGTACCCCGGCGGGATCCCAGAAGAAAACCAGCAAAGGTGGCGTTGCCTCCATCCGGCACCGGAACATGGATGATGAAAACATTGCGGCCTTGGATTTGGAGCTCGACATTGAAATTTGA
- a CDS encoding demethoxyubiquinone hydroxylase family protein (COG:H;~EggNog:ENOG410PIYJ;~InterPro:IPR009078,IPR011566;~PFAM:PF03232;~go_function: GO:0004497 - monooxygenase activity [Evidence IEA];~go_process: GO:0006744 - ubiquinone biosynthetic process [Evidence IEA]), which yields MKALSLLRRAPLAPSLRPTPPAVLDFLAPSTLQTCRQYNSTATRQSAANPSVSQQTSGSSKPKYVLNQQQREFLDRALRVNQAGELAATLIYTAQTPQVVRSHPHLRPLMKHMYDQEAGHFDTFNHLIAKHRVRPTAMYPVWEVAATFLGWSTGMMGREAAMACTEAVETEIGSHYNDQVREVLSWKAEAESRGEELDEELEDMLVTFRRIRDEELEHLDHAVENDAKEARPYDPLVNVIRYGCKAAIKISERV from the coding sequence aTGAAGGCCCTCAGTTTGCTCCGAAGGGCTCCGCTGGCCCCTTCCCTTCGGCCAACACCTCCCGCCGTCCTCGACTTTCTCGCGCCTTCCACTCTACAAACCTGTCGCCAGTACAATTCTACAGCTACACGGCAGTCCGCAGCAAATCCCTCCGTGTCACAGCAGACATCTGGATCATCGAAACCAAAATATGTTCTCAATCAGCAACAACGCGAGTTTCTCGACCGAGCCCTCCGCGTCAACCAAGCCGGCGAGCTAGCAGCCACCTTGATCTACACGGCGCAAACACCACAAGTCGTGcgctctcatcctcacctgCGGCCGTTGATGAAACACATGTACGATCAGGAAGCGGGGCACTTTGACACGTTTAACCATCTCATTGCGAAACACCGAGTACGACCGACGGCCATGTATCCGGTATGGGAGGTCGCAGCAACGTTCCTGGGCTGGTCTACCGGAATGATGGGACGTGAGGCAGCAATGGCCTGTACGGAAGCTGTAGAAACCGAGATTGGGTCTCACTATAACGATCAAGTGCGGGAGGTTCTATCCTGGAAGGCGGAGGCTGAAAGTCGGGGAGAAGAgttggatgaagaattggAGGATATGCTGGTAACTTTCCGACGAATTCGCGATGAGGAGCTGGAGCATTTGGACCATGCTGTCGAAAATGACGCGAAGGAAGCTCGTCCGTACGATCCGCTGGTTAATGTCATCCGCTACGGATGCAAAGCTGCCATCAAAATCAGCGAACGGGTGTGA
- the ltpA gene encoding tyrosine protein phosphatase LTP1 (BUSCO:EOG09265A08;~COG:T;~EggNog:ENOG410PN7B;~InterPro:IPR023485,IPR017867,IPR036196;~PFAM:PF01451;~go_function: GO:0004725 - protein tyrosine phosphatase activity [Evidence IEA];~go_process: GO:0006470 - protein dephosphorylation [Evidence IEA]), producing the protein MTVTDSTPAGRQVNVLFVCLGNICRSPMAEGVFRNVAASHPLINEIDSAGTGAYHAGEDPDSRTMSTLRRHNIRNYNHAARKVTKQDFLDFDYLLAMDKYNLRDLLDVRESVLASMNKSGPASRGTKGTRAATAASLAASGEAGAKVAEVRLFGDFGTGGVLHERVGGGEVVQDPYYGGVNGFEEVYQQVTRFSKSFLEYLEKNQGTESEN; encoded by the exons ATGACCGTCACAGACTCTACCCCCGCTGGCCGGCAAGTCAATGTCCTCTTCGTTTGTCTCGGCAACATCT GTCGTTCTCCCATGGCAGAAGGGGTTTTCCGCAACGTCGCAGCCTCCCATCCTCTAATCAATGAAATCGATTCCGCCGGCACAGGTGCCTACCACGCCGGCGAAGATCCCGATTCTCGCACCATGTCCACGCTCCGTCGCCACAACATCCGTAATTACAACCATGCCGCCCGCAAAGTCACCAAGCAGGACTTCCTCGACTTTGACTACCTCCTCGCGATGGATAAATATAACTTGCGCGATCTGTTGGATGTTCGCGAGTCGGTTCTGGCATCTATGAACAAGTCTGGCCCCGCATCGCGTGGCACCAAGGGTACCCGGGCAGCGACTGCGGCATCCCTTGCCGCGAGCGGGGAAGCAGGCGCCAAGGTTGCGGAGGTCCGTCTGTTCGGTGACTTTGGTACTGGTGGTGTCTTGCACGAGCGCGTCGGCGGAGGTGAGGTTGTTCAGGATCCCTACTATGGTGGGGTTAACGGCTTCGAGGAGGTCTACCAGCAGGTGACGCGGTTCTCGAAGAGCTTTTTGGAGTACTTGGAAAAGAACCAGGGCACGGAGTCGGAGAATTAA
- the chsA gene encoding chitin synthase I (CAZy:GT2_Chitin_synth;~COG:M;~EggNog:ENOG410PF8Q;~InterPro:IPR029044,IPR004835,IPR004834,IPR013616;~PFAM:PF01644,PF08407,PF13632;~TransMembrane:7 (o561-580i601-620o640-659i671-694o714-736i842-862o882-906i);~go_function: GO:0004100 - chitin synthase activity [Evidence IEA];~go_function: GO:0016758 - transferase activity, transferring hexosyl groups [Evidence IEA];~go_process: GO:0006031 - chitin biosynthetic process [Evidence IEA]), translating into MSYNRLGDPYGEEESHTPMMNPHHLDARSPSPGRPLNAYQLSDNPYAPREHLEMPSSDRLAEQPTYSVERLPNSYGHNELYEDHHPHAYPGYEYSLDPEAHHDAYYTQPYQPAVTPHEDYDLGQYPEHQQSYTDDRVPILQPDNPFGPDPYADEYEEEPTIAPTPSPAPVRRWKTVKEVQLFNGNLVLDCPIAPALLSQVPHAEPPGRDEFTHMRYSAATCDPADFFEERFTLRQKLFAKPRHTELFIAVTMYNEDDFLFARTMIGVFKNIEYMCSRTSSKTWGKDAWKKIVVCVISDGRAKINPRTRAVLAGLGCYQDGIAKQQVNGKDVTAHIYEYTTQVGLELKGGQVSLKPRSGCPVQMIFCLKEKNQKKINSHRWFFQAFGRVLDPNICVLLDAGTRPGKDSIYHLWKAFDVDPMCGGACGEIKVMLSHGKKLLNPLVAGQNFEYKLSNILDKPLESAFGFITVLPGAFSAYRYVALQNDKNGQGPLERYFLGEKMHGANAGIFTANMYLAEDRILCFEIVSKRNCRWLLRYVKSSNGETDVPDRMAEFILQRRRWLNGSFFAAVYAIAHFWQIWRSDHSFMRKFMLFIEFIYQTINMLFAWFGIGNFFLVFHILTEYLGDDDLLGTVGKVLGVVFEWLYLATLVTCFVLALGNRPGGSNKFYMTMVYFWIGIMIYLAFAAVFVTVKSIQSQVQENGFTFSDLFTNYQFFSIIVSLGSTYVMWFLASFIFMDPWHMFTSFIQYILLTPTYINVLNIYAFCNTHDITWGTKGDDKAEKLPSANLKPGGKVDVNIPQDDGDLNAQYEAELAKFASKPPKEENTVSEEDRQADYYKGFRSAVVLVWVFCNFALAAVVLSAAGLEEFSSDQETTENTRATIYMAVVLWSVAGLSLFKFMGAMWFLTVRMFRGV; encoded by the exons ATGTCCTATAATCGCTTGG GAGACCCCtacggggaggaagagagtcACACTCCCATGATGAATCCTCACCATCTCGATGCTCGATCCCCGTCACCGGGCCGGCCTTTAAACGCCTACCAGCTGTCGGATAATCCCTATGCGCCTCGCGAACACCTGGAGATGCCCTCCAGCGATCGGCTGGCAGAACAACCAACG TATTCGGTCGAGAGACTCCCAAACTCTTATGGTCATAACGAACTCTACGAAGATCACCACCCTCATGCCTACCCTGGTTACGAATACTCCCTCGACCCAGAAGCGCATCACGACGCTTACTATACCCAACCTTACCAGCCGGCGGTAACGCCGCATGAAGACTATGACTTGGGGCAATATCCCGAGCATCAACAATCATATACCGATGATCGGGTCCCTATCCTGCAACCAGATAACCCATTCGGGCCGGATCCGTATGCCGATGAGTATGAAGAGGAGCCTACAATCGCACCTACGCCTAGTCCGGCGCCAGTTCGTCGATGGAAGACCGTCAAGGAGGTGCAGCTCTTCAACGGTAACCTCGTGCTGGATTGCCCAATTGCGCCCGCCCTGCTCAGTCAGGTCCCTCACGCCGAACCCCCGGGTCGAGATGAGTTCACGCACATGCGTTATTCTGCCGCCACGTGCGATCCAGCCGACTTCTTCGAAGAGCGTTTTACTCTGCGTCAGAAGCTTTTTGCCAAACCTCGACACACGGAGCTTTTCATCGCAGTCACCATGTacaatgaggatgatttccTCTTCGCTCGGACGATGATTGGTGTGTTCAAGAACATTGAGTACATGTGCTCCAGGACATCAAGCAAGACGTGGGGCAAAGATGcatggaagaagattgtGGTGTGTGTCATCAGTGATGGTCGTGCGAAGATCAATCCGCGCACGCGCGCTGTCCTGGCTGGTTTGGGATGCTATCAGGATGGCATTGCCAAGCAGCAAGTCAACGGCAAGGATGTCACAGCACATATCTATGAATACACCACGCAGGTGGGACTAGAATTGAAGGGAGGCCAGGTTAGCCTCAAGCCTCGGTCTGGTTGCCCCGTCCAGATGATCTTCTGTCTGAAGGaaaagaaccagaagaagatcaactcGCACCGTTGGTTCTTCCAGGCATTTGGACGCGTGCTGGATCCGAACATCTGTGTTTTGTTGGATGCGGGTACGCGGCCCGGCAAGGACTCGATCTACCATCTATGGAAGGCCTTCGATGTTGACCCGATGTGTGGAGGTGCTTGTGGTGAGATCAAGGTCATGTTGTCGCATGGAAAGAAGCTGCTCAACCCACTGGTTGCCGGGCAGAACTTCGAGTACAAGCTCAGTAACATCCTCGATAAGCCGCTGGAGTCGGCATTCGGTTTCATTACTGTCCTTCCGGGTGCCTTCTCCGCCTACCGATACGTCGCGCTGCAGAACGACAAGAACGGACAAGGTCCGCTAGAACGATATTTCctgggagagaagatgcaTGGTGCCAATGCTGGTATTTTCACGGCAAACATGTACCTGGCCGAGGATCGTATTCTTTGCTTCGAGATCGTGTCGAAGCGCAACTGCCGCTGGCTACTGCGATACGTTAAGTCGTCCAATGGTGAAACCGATGTCCCAGACCGGATGGCCGAGTTTATTCTTCAACGTCGTCGTTGGCTTAACGGTAGTTTCTTCGCTGCTGTTTATGCCATTGCGCACTTCTGGCAGATTTGGCGAAGCGACCATAGCTTCATGCGAAAGTTCATGCTGTTCATCGAATTCATCTATCAGACCATCAACATGCTGTTCGCATGGTTTGGCATT GGCAATTTCTTCCTGGTTTTCCATATCCTTACAGAGTATCTGGGCGATGACGACCTGCTGGGCACAGTTGGTAAAGTGCTTGGCGTAGTATTTGAGTGGCTCTACCTCGCGACGTTGGTAACTTGCTTTGTTCTGGCGCTGGGTAACCGACCCGGTGGATCGAACAAGTTCTATATGACGATGGTCTATTTCTGGATTGGCATCATGATATACCTGGCATTCGCAGCGGTATTCGTGACCGTAAAGTCGATTCAATCGCAAGTGCAGGAAAACGGGTTCACCTTTTCGGATCTTTTCACGAACTACCAGTTCTTCTCGATTATCGTATCGCTCGGCTCTACCTATGTGATGTGGTTCCTCGCCTCGTTCATCTTTATGGACCCGTGGCACATGTTTACCTCC TTCATTCAATACATTCTCCTCACTCCGACCTACATCAACGTGCTCAATATCTACGCCTTCTGTAACACCCACGACATCACATGGGGTACGAAGGGAGACGACAAGGCAGAGAAACTGCCGTCGGCGAACCTCAAGCCCGGCGGCAAGGTCGATGTCAACATCCCGCAGGACGATGGCGATCTGAACGCGCAATACGAAGCCGAACTGGCCAAATTCGCATCGAAGCCAcccaaggaggagaacaCCGTCTCCGAGGAAGACCGCCAGGCCGACTACTACAAGGGATTCCGCAGTGCGGTCGTGTTGGTGTGGGTCTTTTGCAACTTTGCCCTGGCCGCGGTGGTGCTCAGCGCGGCTGGTCTGGAGGAGTTCAGCAGCGACCAGGAGACGACGGAGAACACGCGCGCCACCATTTAcatggcggtggtgctgtGGAGTGTGGCGGGATTGTCACTTTTCAAGTTCATGGGAGCGATGTGGTTCTTGACTGTGCGGATG TTCCGTGGTGTTTAA
- a CDS encoding uncharacterized protein (COG:S;~EggNog:ENOG410PPBU;~InterPro:IPR018908;~PFAM:PF10639;~TransMembrane:3 (o48-69i174-194o200-220i)), which yields MHQPFVHLHTSLNCLTLHPIPPPYHQRRKESLKMDPEPDTADPSNPPVINYILSFLLVGVAWGFTTPFIRRAAADFAARQQQNQQQQQPDNITTTNDGTDVPLTAVSPEYTDETRPEDERGEESEEDNPPPASHQDQQQPAWMQQQKQSKPPSWLRKKITTLFWTVVNLLRTPAYSIPLVVNLTGSVWFFLLVGKHELSLTVPLANSSAFLFTVLGEWYVERKVIERETWLGMALVLGGIAVCVMA from the exons ATGCATCAACCATTCGTCCATCTCCACACCTCCCTTAACTGTTTAACacttcatcccatccctcctccctaccatcaaagaagaaaagaatccCTCAAGATGGACCCAGAACCAGACACAGCAgacccctccaaccccccCGTAATCAACTAcattctctccttcctcctagTCGGGGTAGCTTGGGGTTTCACCACCCCTTTCATCCGGCGCGCAGCCGCGGACTTTGCAGCCCGCCAGCAAcaaaaccagcagcagcagcaaccggacaacatcaccaccaccaatgatgGAACCGACGTCCCCCTAACAGCTGTGTCTCCCGAATACACCGATGAAACACGCCCCGAGGATGAacggggagaagaaagcgaGGAAGATAATCCTCCCCCAGCTAGccaccaagaccagcaaCAACCGGCatggatgcagcagcagaaacagTCAAAACCACCATCCTGGCTCCGCAAAAAGATCACCACGTTATTCTGGACGGTTGTGAATCTGCTTCGCACTCCTGCTTATTCGATTCCCCTGGTGGTGAATCTTACCGGGAGTGTGTGGTTCTTTTTGTTGGTGGGGAAGCATG AACTATCATTAACTGTCCCCCTCGCCAACTCCAGTGCGTTTCTGTTCACCGTGTTGGGCGAATGGTATGTTGAGAGGAAGGTCATTGAGCGCGAGACGTGGTTGGggatggcgttggtgttgggtGGGATTGCGGTTTGTGTTATGGCTTAg